From one Methanobacterium sp. genomic stretch:
- the ileS gene encoding isoleucine--tRNA ligase, with protein LFEDQSYEIVKVVKGSSLEGIKYQHPLLEEIPVQKDFEHKILPGEHVTLTEGTGCVHTAPGHGPDDFEIGKQYGLPIFCPVDEAGLFKKEAGKYEGEFVKDADPYIIADLDVHGFLLKEDVISHRYGFCWRCKTPIIYLATQQWFLKVTEIKDKMLAELDKVEWIPEWAGESRFRDWVLNARDWTISRQRYWGIPIPIWRCETCEEITVVGSIDELKDRAVEGKLEGDFIHRPYVDEITIECQCGKDMKRVPDVLDVWIDSGVAGWAALHYPQKKEMFEEWFPYDFITEGHDQTRGWFYSQLGCGVIALDQTPYKRVLMHGFTLDEDGRKMSKSLGNVVEPDEVIEQYGADILRFYLLWGNKPWEDLKFTWDELKNVSKMFNILWNVYVFSTTYMAIDNFNPTLYTENDLKLRDEDKWITSRINSLSKDVTEALDSLYLHKAARAINHFILEDLSRWYVRLIRGRTWVEKEDPDKLGAYYTLYNALKLLIKVMAPVTPHITDEIYQNLVKGVEKDAPESVHMEDWEFNEDLIDRDLEENMDIVRDIIEACARGRDVARYKLRWPVKKIVVVLEDKNVLNAAESLKAVIIEQANAKKIEFSSEFEDLKIIAKPNLKTLGPKLRGDAPRVMQNLAEADGARIKADLDNEGVYKIELEDKTIELGENDIIFETELPENLVSADFNSGSVFLDTEVTDEILSEAMSRELIRRIQDMRKDLNLDVEANIFVFVECDEGFKNLILPFVDFISHEVRAHELSFDFQEGDYTKEWKIEDENLKITINKS; from the coding sequence CTTATTTGAAGATCAAAGCTATGAAATAGTTAAAGTAGTTAAAGGTTCATCTCTTGAAGGTATAAAATATCAACATCCTCTTTTAGAGGAGATACCAGTTCAAAAAGACTTTGAACATAAGATCTTGCCTGGAGAACATGTAACATTAACTGAAGGTACTGGATGTGTTCACACAGCCCCCGGACACGGTCCTGATGACTTTGAAATAGGTAAACAGTACGGATTACCAATATTCTGCCCTGTTGATGAGGCAGGATTATTTAAAAAAGAAGCTGGAAAATATGAAGGAGAATTTGTAAAAGATGCTGATCCTTACATAATAGCAGATTTAGATGTTCACGGCTTTCTACTTAAAGAAGATGTAATAAGCCACAGATATGGGTTCTGCTGGAGGTGTAAAACTCCAATTATATACCTTGCAACACAGCAGTGGTTCCTTAAAGTCACTGAAATTAAAGATAAAATGCTTGCTGAATTGGATAAAGTTGAATGGATTCCGGAATGGGCTGGTGAAAGTCGTTTCCGTGATTGGGTTTTAAATGCACGTGACTGGACTATTTCAAGACAGAGATACTGGGGAATTCCAATTCCAATCTGGAGATGTGAAACCTGCGAAGAAATAACTGTTGTAGGTTCCATTGATGAATTAAAAGATCGTGCTGTTGAAGGAAAGCTTGAAGGAGACTTTATACACAGGCCCTATGTTGATGAAATTACCATTGAATGTCAGTGCGGCAAAGACATGAAACGTGTCCCCGACGTTTTAGACGTCTGGATAGATTCAGGAGTCGCCGGATGGGCCGCATTACACTATCCCCAGAAAAAGGAAATGTTTGAAGAATGGTTCCCCTATGATTTTATAACTGAAGGCCATGATCAGACCAGAGGATGGTTCTATTCACAATTAGGATGTGGAGTAATTGCTCTTGACCAAACACCATATAAACGAGTGTTAATGCATGGTTTTACCCTTGATGAAGATGGTAGAAAGATGAGCAAATCCCTTGGAAATGTTGTTGAACCTGACGAAGTTATAGAGCAGTATGGAGCAGATATACTTAGATTTTACCTTCTCTGGGGAAACAAACCATGGGAAGACCTTAAATTTACATGGGATGAACTGAAAAATGTTTCTAAAATGTTCAACATACTGTGGAATGTTTACGTGTTTTCAACAACCTACATGGCTATAGATAACTTCAACCCAACACTATACACTGAAAATGACCTTAAACTTCGAGATGAAGATAAATGGATAACTTCAAGAATTAATTCTCTTTCAAAAGATGTTACAGAAGCTCTTGATTCATTATATCTCCACAAAGCTGCAAGAGCAATAAATCACTTCATATTAGAAGACCTGAGTAGATGGTATGTAAGACTAATCAGAGGACGTACATGGGTTGAAAAAGAGGATCCTGACAAGTTAGGGGCTTATTACACCTTATATAATGCTTTAAAACTTCTAATTAAAGTAATGGCACCTGTAACTCCCCATATAACTGATGAAATTTACCAAAATCTTGTTAAAGGTGTGGAAAAGGATGCTCCAGAGAGCGTGCATATGGAAGATTGGGAGTTCAACGAAGACCTTATCGACAGGGATTTAGAAGAAAACATGGATATTGTAAGAGATATTATTGAGGCATGTGCAAGGGGAAGAGACGTTGCAAGATACAAGCTTAGATGGCCTGTAAAGAAGATAGTAGTGGTTTTGGAAGATAAAAACGTTTTAAATGCTGCTGAATCTCTAAAGGCAGTTATAATAGAACAGGCCAATGCCAAGAAAATAGAATTTAGCAGCGAATTTGAAGATCTTAAAATCATTGCTAAACCGAACTTAAAAACTCTTGGACCTAAACTTAGAGGAGATGCTCCCAGAGTAATGCAAAATCTTGCTGAAGCTGATGGAGCCAGAATAAAAGCTGATCTGGATAATGAAGGGGTTTACAAAATTGAACTTGAAGATAAAACCATAGAACTTGGAGAAAATGACATAATATTTGAAACAGAACTTCCTGAAAACCTTGTAAGTGCTGATTTCAATTCAGGTAGTGTATTTTTAGATACAGAAGTTACAGACGAGATTTTATCTGAAGCAATGTCCCGTGAACTTATAAGAAGAATTCAGGACATGCGTAAGGATTTAAATTTAGATGTAGAGGCCAATATATTTGTATTTGTTGAATGTGATGAAGGATTCAAGAATTTAATCCTGCCATTTGTGGATTTTATCTCCCATGAAGTAAGGGCCCATGAATTATCATTTGACTTCCAGGAAGGAGATTACACAAAAGAATGGAAAATTGAGGATGAGAATTTGAAGATAACCATTAATAAAAGCTAA
- the purL gene encoding phosphoribosylformylglycinamidine synthase subunit PurL — MTLTDSEQEYIKKELGRKPNLLEEGMLDVMFSEHCSYKSSRPVLSLFPTEGERVILGPGDDAGIVELTDELALVIGMESHNHPSAIEPYGGAGTGIGGIIRDIISMGAMPIALLDSLRFGPLEDQRSRYIFEYVVKGISDYGNRVGIPTVGGEVEFDENFKFNPLVNVVCAGLVKKEDIVRGVAPNVGDVFVLMGGRTGRDGIHGVTFASEELTSESELEDRPAVQVGDPFTKKMVLEATLEALDKIDVVGLKDLGGGGLTCCVSEMAAKGGNGAEVELTKIPLREEGMTPYEIMLSESQERMVFVVKPEDADALMEIFEKYELPHAVIGKVTDSSDLVIKQNREVIAKVGACLLADPPVIERASCSPCDEGCGDDETVEYQRLEDIDPQESVLKLLGSPNIASKKWVYSQYDYEVQIRTVVKPGDDAAVLRIDDEKAIALTSDCNSIHTKLDPYHGGAGAVAEAFRNVVSVGAEPVCIVDCLNFGNPEKPHVFWQFKECIKGMSDIAKRFNVPVISGNVSFYNETEGVTVNPSPVVGVAGLMDIKDIKTMDFKNEADKIIIIGKTGAELDGSEYHKTIHGVVQGKPPHVDMDMEFESANAVLKLIRNDNEGSVTAVHDCSSGGLATAVAEMAISGGIGAVLDTSKVPKENSKMSVSEILFSESNARFIVTVKSEAAEKLLEKIDAPAAIIGEVRGNKLIIDEIVDLSLEELKESYYGVIDKFMA; from the coding sequence ATGACATTAACTGATTCAGAGCAGGAATATATAAAAAAAGAGCTTGGAAGAAAGCCTAACTTATTAGAAGAAGGTATGCTGGACGTAATGTTTTCAGAACACTGTTCCTATAAAAGCAGTCGCCCAGTATTAAGCTTATTCCCCACTGAAGGTGAAAGAGTAATATTAGGGCCTGGAGACGATGCAGGTATTGTTGAACTTACCGATGAACTGGCACTGGTTATTGGAATGGAAAGCCACAATCATCCATCTGCAATTGAGCCATATGGAGGTGCTGGAACTGGTATTGGAGGAATAATACGTGATATCATTTCCATGGGTGCCATGCCCATTGCATTACTTGATTCATTAAGGTTCGGGCCTCTTGAAGACCAGAGATCGCGCTATATATTTGAATATGTTGTAAAAGGAATTTCAGATTATGGAAACAGGGTAGGAATCCCCACAGTGGGTGGTGAAGTTGAATTTGATGAAAACTTCAAATTTAACCCCCTTGTAAATGTGGTCTGTGCAGGGCTTGTTAAAAAAGAAGATATTGTAAGAGGCGTTGCACCGAATGTGGGAGACGTCTTCGTTCTTATGGGTGGAAGAACTGGTAGAGACGGTATTCACGGAGTAACATTTGCTTCTGAAGAACTTACCAGTGAATCTGAGCTTGAAGACAGGCCTGCTGTCCAGGTGGGAGACCCTTTCACCAAAAAAATGGTTTTAGAAGCTACACTTGAAGCTTTAGATAAAATTGATGTTGTAGGGCTTAAAGACCTTGGTGGTGGAGGTTTAACCTGTTGTGTTTCAGAAATGGCTGCTAAAGGCGGGAATGGAGCAGAAGTGGAGCTTACAAAGATTCCTCTAAGAGAGGAGGGAATGACCCCCTATGAGATCATGTTATCTGAATCCCAGGAAAGAATGGTTTTCGTGGTAAAACCAGAAGATGCAGACGCTTTAATGGAAATATTTGAAAAATACGAGCTTCCACATGCTGTAATTGGTAAAGTTACAGATAGCAGTGATCTGGTCATTAAACAAAACAGAGAAGTTATAGCAAAAGTGGGGGCATGTCTTCTTGCAGATCCTCCTGTAATTGAAAGAGCATCATGTAGTCCGTGTGATGAGGGATGTGGAGATGATGAAACTGTGGAATATCAGAGATTAGAAGATATTGATCCTCAGGAATCTGTTTTAAAATTACTTGGATCTCCAAACATTGCCAGTAAAAAATGGGTTTACAGTCAATACGACTACGAAGTACAGATAAGAACTGTGGTTAAACCGGGTGATGATGCAGCAGTACTGCGTATTGACGATGAGAAGGCAATTGCACTTACATCAGACTGTAACAGCATACACACCAAACTGGATCCATATCATGGTGGAGCGGGAGCAGTTGCTGAAGCATTCAGGAATGTTGTTTCGGTGGGAGCAGAACCAGTTTGCATAGTTGACTGCCTTAATTTTGGAAACCCTGAAAAACCCCATGTTTTCTGGCAGTTTAAAGAGTGCATAAAAGGAATGTCAGATATTGCAAAACGCTTTAATGTCCCTGTAATAAGTGGAAACGTGAGCTTTTATAATGAAACTGAGGGGGTAACTGTAAATCCTTCACCAGTTGTGGGTGTTGCAGGATTAATGGATATAAAAGATATAAAGACGATGGATTTTAAAAATGAAGCTGATAAAATAATTATTATTGGAAAAACAGGTGCAGAATTAGATGGTTCCGAATATCACAAAACCATTCATGGAGTTGTTCAGGGTAAACCTCCGCATGTGGATATGGACATGGAATTTGAATCTGCAAATGCAGTTTTAAAATTAATTCGAAATGATAATGAGGGATCAGTTACAGCAGTGCATGATTGCTCATCGGGTGGATTAGCTACTGCAGTCGCTGAAATGGCTATTTCAGGTGGAATAGGGGCAGTTTTAGATACTTCAAAGGTACCTAAAGAAAACAGCAAAATGAGTGTTTCTGAAATACTGTTTTCAGAATCCAATGCTAGATTCATTGTTACAGTAAAAAGTGAAGCTGCAGAAAAATTACTGGAAAAAATTGATGCACCTGCAGCAATTATTGGAGAAGTTAGAGGAAATAAGTTGATTATTGATGAAATAGTGGACTTAAGCCTTGAAGAACTTAAAGAATCATACTATGGAGTAATAGATAAATTCATGGCATGA
- a CDS encoding SEC59/DGK1/VTE5 family protein: protein MKEEYLRQLIHASGIFIVFLSWFINPVLLIIICIVIVISVEILFRIDRYHNIFFISALLNRCKRKNDEKGFVYFFLGIILTIYLFQFNMAVANAAIIILLFGDSASTIFGKRFGKTHLPFNKRKTIVGTSAFFIVALVGALTQLPLLPAFFGALCGAITEAYSPIDDNVPIPLISAFAMSIAIYFL from the coding sequence ATGAAAGAGGAATATCTTAGACAGTTAATTCATGCATCAGGTATTTTCATCGTTTTTTTAAGCTGGTTCATTAATCCTGTTCTTTTAATCATTATATGTATAGTAATAGTCATATCTGTGGAGATACTTTTTAGAATAGATAGATACCACAACATCTTCTTTATTTCAGCCCTTTTAAATAGATGTAAAAGAAAAAATGATGAAAAAGGATTTGTGTACTTTTTCCTTGGAATTATACTAACCATCTACCTTTTCCAGTTTAACATGGCTGTTGCAAATGCTGCAATAATTATTCTTCTTTTTGGAGATTCTGCATCCACTATATTTGGAAAACGTTTCGGTAAAACACATTTACCCTTTAATAAAAGAAAAACAATTGTGGGAACCTCTGCATTTTTCATAGTTGCACTTGTTGGAGCTTTAACTCAGCTTCCATTACTTCCTGCATTCTTTGGAGCTTTATGTGGTGCGATAACTGAAGCTTACAGCCCTATAGATGATAACGTTCCTATTCCTTTGATTTCTGCCTTTGCAATGAGCATAGCGATATATTTTTTATGA
- a CDS encoding tripartite tricarboxylate transporter permease — translation MFDLIIVCLTGVLCGTITGLIPGIHVNTVGAFVFTSSPFLLTSYSPEVLCVFLISMAISHALLEFIPSMFLGVPEEGTVLSILPGHKMVIQGRGKEAVRLAAVGGFGAILVAIILLPVFMMILPAIYSLIKPYTWILLVIVVIYMFIRLNNDLKSFLWSMTLFLLSGIMGYIMFNLPVSPNVSLLCIFTGLFGVSTLLYSLSESSFVPTQNRFHNFKINSTILRGIFAGGLAGTILGFLPGLGPAQGSLIAQELSGSGDSESNREGFLVAVSGVNTSDTLFSLVMIYLIGNPRSGIAVYVENIIQTFDFNHLIFFTFTALTAVSISLVLCLKIGDMVSESIEKINYEKVTWIVIIFMSILMVAFSLWYHANIMYMVIVYITAISLGLLPHYVGVNKSNLMGVLILPAILIYYNMF, via the coding sequence TTGTTTGATCTAATCATAGTATGCTTAACAGGTGTTCTATGCGGGACAATAACTGGACTGATACCGGGAATTCATGTTAACACAGTGGGGGCATTCGTTTTTACATCTTCTCCCTTTCTTTTGACTTCCTATTCTCCTGAGGTTCTCTGTGTTTTTCTAATTTCAATGGCTATTTCACATGCTTTGCTTGAATTTATACCTTCCATGTTTTTAGGAGTTCCAGAGGAAGGAACGGTTTTATCTATTTTACCAGGACATAAAATGGTAATTCAGGGAAGGGGAAAAGAAGCAGTAAGATTAGCTGCAGTTGGGGGATTTGGGGCAATTTTAGTGGCAATTATATTACTACCTGTTTTTATGATGATTTTACCGGCAATATACAGCTTAATTAAACCATATACATGGATTTTACTTGTAATTGTTGTTATTTACATGTTTATACGGTTGAATAACGATTTAAAATCATTTCTATGGTCAATGACACTATTTCTGCTTTCTGGAATAATGGGTTATATAATGTTTAATTTACCTGTATCTCCCAATGTTTCACTTTTATGCATTTTTACAGGGCTATTTGGGGTTAGTACCTTGCTTTACAGTCTTTCTGAAAGCTCATTTGTCCCAACACAAAACAGATTTCATAATTTTAAAATTAACTCTACTATTTTAAGGGGAATTTTCGCAGGAGGACTTGCAGGAACCATCCTCGGATTTTTACCAGGACTTGGCCCGGCACAGGGAAGCTTAATTGCCCAGGAGTTAAGTGGGAGCGGAGACTCTGAAAGTAACAGAGAAGGATTTCTCGTTGCTGTAAGCGGAGTTAACACATCCGATACATTATTTTCACTTGTGATGATTTATTTAATCGGAAATCCAAGAAGTGGAATTGCAGTTTATGTTGAAAACATTATTCAGACTTTTGATTTTAATCACCTCATATTTTTCACCTTCACAGCACTGACAGCGGTTTCAATTTCCTTAGTTTTATGTTTAAAAATAGGGGATATGGTTAGTGAGTCAATAGAGAAAATAAATTATGAAAAAGTTACATGGATTGTAATCATATTTATGAGCATTTTAATGGTGGCATTTTCGCTATGGTATCATGCTAATATAATGTACATGGTAATTGTGTATATTACAGCGATTTCGCTTGGATTACTGCCACATTACGTTGGGGTGAATAAATCGAATTTAATGGGAGTTTTAATTTTACCTGCAATTTTGATCTATTATAATATGTTTTAA
- the acsC gene encoding acetyl-CoA decarbonylase/synthase complex subunit gamma produces MAVTAMDVYRLLPKTNCAKCGEASCMAFATKLSQKEIDLELCTQLAAGEFDKLADLLAPAVREITIGKGAKAMIIGGDEVLYRYELTYYNQTPLVIDITDDMDETAFDERVKKIEETQFERTGELLTLDGIALRNKSGDAAKFKEAAEKLKSSSLALVLCSFDADAMKAALEAVGDEHPLIYGATEDNIEEMAALALEYDCPVALFVPNDLEKMKELSRTLRDKGIKDIVLDPGTYVGAGIGDTLDDFIMIRRLAVEERDEDFRFPIMGVPALTWLNTEEDEVNTAIKEATIAATLINKYADIMIIHGTEIWELIPVLTLRQSIFTDPRKPQAVDAGVYEIGEVNEDSPVALTTNFALTYYTVEGDLKSGNANSYLLVLDTIGRAVDVAVAGGQFTGKAVADLIKESKIEDNVKTRKMVIPGLAAPISGEIEDDTGWEVVVGPRDSSALADFLKEKV; encoded by the coding sequence ATGGCTGTTACAGCAATGGATGTTTACAGACTACTTCCAAAAACAAACTGTGCAAAATGTGGAGAGGCCTCATGCATGGCATTTGCCACCAAACTTTCACAAAAGGAAATAGACCTTGAATTATGTACACAACTTGCAGCAGGTGAATTTGATAAGCTTGCAGATTTACTCGCACCTGCAGTTCGTGAAATAACAATTGGTAAAGGCGCTAAAGCCATGATAATTGGTGGAGATGAAGTTCTTTACAGATACGAATTAACTTATTACAATCAGACCCCTCTTGTAATCGATATAACTGATGATATGGATGAAACAGCATTCGATGAAAGGGTTAAAAAAATAGAAGAAACCCAGTTTGAAAGAACAGGAGAATTACTTACTCTTGATGGTATAGCTCTTAGAAACAAATCTGGAGATGCTGCAAAATTCAAGGAAGCAGCAGAAAAGCTTAAAAGTTCCAGCCTGGCATTAGTGTTATGTTCTTTTGATGCTGATGCAATGAAAGCTGCCCTTGAAGCTGTTGGGGACGAACATCCGTTGATTTATGGTGCAACTGAAGACAACATTGAAGAAATGGCAGCACTGGCACTTGAATACGACTGTCCAGTAGCACTCTTTGTACCAAACGACCTTGAAAAAATGAAGGAACTTTCAAGGACATTAAGGGATAAGGGAATTAAAGATATTGTTCTTGACCCTGGTACATATGTAGGTGCTGGAATTGGGGATACTTTAGATGATTTCATCATGATAAGAAGACTTGCTGTAGAAGAACGTGATGAAGACTTCAGATTCCCAATAATGGGAGTTCCAGCGCTCACATGGCTAAACACAGAAGAAGATGAAGTTAACACTGCAATAAAAGAAGCAACAATTGCAGCAACGCTTATAAATAAATACGCTGACATAATGATAATTCATGGGACTGAAATATGGGAGCTAATACCTGTTTTAACATTAAGACAGAGTATTTTCACCGATCCAAGGAAACCTCAAGCAGTGGACGCCGGAGTATATGAGATTGGTGAAGTTAACGAAGATTCTCCTGTAGCTTTAACCACAAACTTTGCACTTACCTATTATACAGTTGAAGGAGATTTAAAATCAGGAAATGCAAACAGTTACCTTTTAGTGCTTGACACTATAGGAAGAGCCGTAGATGTGGCTGTAGCTGGTGGCCAGTTCACTGGTAAAGCTGTTGCAGACTTAATAAAAGAATCTAAAATTGAAGACAATGTGAAAACCAGAAAAATGGTAATTCCAGGTCTTGCAGCCCCAATAAGCGGTGAAATTGAAGATGACACTGGATGGGAAGTAGTCGTAGGTCCAAGGGACTCATCAGCACTTGCAGATTTCCTTAAAGAAAAAGTATAA
- the cdhD gene encoding CO dehydrogenase/acetyl-CoA synthase subunit delta — protein MDKIAQLLKLLENTDTIELNEFRMDFEELELHLMPAVQQVVGQVQKQVQQAEIVKEAIVAEEFKPPIHDYQGEVAEVQLGAGSRKPVFLGGQKALYRFEEPQPNPPVVTFDVFDIPMPGLPRPIREHFEDVMEHPGDWAKKAVKKFGANMVTIHLIGTGPKVMDKTPREAAADIEEVLQAVDVPLVIGASGDPQKDPIVLEAAAAAAEDERCLLASANLDLDYRKVAKAAVDYNHAVLSWAITDINMQKTLNKYLMKEGLTQNDIVMDPTTCALGYGIEFSIDVITRTRLAALKGDTDLQMPMSSGTTNAWGSREAWMKKEEWGPTDYRGPIWEIVTGLTLMLCGVDIFMMLHPQSVKMLREIGETFTKEYMTTEVPDISNWVSQLE, from the coding sequence ATGGATAAAATAGCACAACTTCTTAAACTGCTTGAAAACACAGATACTATAGAATTAAATGAGTTTAGAATGGATTTTGAAGAACTTGAACTGCATTTAATGCCTGCAGTCCAGCAAGTTGTCGGGCAGGTCCAAAAGCAGGTTCAACAGGCTGAGATTGTCAAAGAAGCAATAGTGGCTGAAGAATTTAAGCCTCCAATTCATGATTACCAGGGTGAAGTAGCAGAAGTTCAACTCGGCGCTGGTTCAAGAAAACCAGTATTTTTAGGGGGACAGAAAGCACTATACCGATTTGAAGAACCGCAACCAAATCCTCCAGTTGTAACTTTCGATGTTTTTGATATTCCGATGCCTGGACTACCAAGACCAATAAGAGAGCATTTTGAAGATGTGATGGAGCACCCTGGAGATTGGGCTAAAAAGGCGGTTAAAAAATTTGGTGCAAACATGGTGACAATACACCTTATTGGAACAGGTCCAAAGGTCATGGATAAAACTCCAAGGGAAGCTGCAGCAGATATTGAAGAAGTACTGCAGGCTGTAGATGTGCCTCTTGTAATAGGTGCTTCAGGGGACCCTCAAAAGGATCCGATCGTGCTTGAAGCAGCTGCTGCAGCTGCAGAAGATGAAAGATGTCTTCTTGCATCAGCTAACCTTGACCTTGACTACAGAAAAGTTGCAAAAGCAGCAGTAGATTACAATCACGCTGTTCTTTCATGGGCGATCACTGATATAAACATGCAGAAAACACTTAACAAGTACCTTATGAAGGAAGGATTAACCCAAAATGACATCGTAATGGACCCAACAACATGTGCACTTGGTTATGGTATTGAATTTTCAATAGATGTTATAACCAGAACAAGACTGGCCGCACTTAAGGGAGATACAGATTTACAGATGCCTATGTCTTCTGGAACAACTAATGCATGGGGATCTCGTGAAGCATGGATGAAAAAAGAGGAATGGGGACCAACAGATTACCGGGGACCAATCTGGGAAATTGTAACCGGGCTAACGCTGATGCTTTGCGGCGTGGATATTTTTATGATGCTTCACCCTCAATCAGTGAAAATGCTTAGAGAAATTGGAGAAACATTTACAAAAGAATATATGACCACAGAAGTTCCTGATATATCAAACTGGGTCAGCCAACTGGAATAA
- a CDS encoding AAA family ATPase: MIIAVSGKGGTGKTLISSLLIKYLTGSNKDILAIDADPDSNLPEALGIEVERTVGDVREELKKDTAAGNIPQEANKWDILDYKIMGSVIETPEFDLLVMGRPEGSGCYCAVNNMLRKIIETLSSNYDLIVIDTEAGLEHLSRRTTQNVDIMLVVTDTSKRGILTAQRIGELSKELDISFDESYLIVNRVKPGKEDEILKKVSETGLNVIGTVYEDEIVSKYDLEGKPLINLPDDSSAGTAISKIIKDLNLK; this comes from the coding sequence GTGATAATAGCAGTAAGCGGAAAAGGAGGAACAGGAAAAACACTTATATCCTCTCTTTTAATCAAATATTTAACTGGGAGCAATAAAGATATACTGGCAATAGATGCAGATCCTGACTCCAACCTGCCAGAAGCCCTGGGAATAGAGGTAGAGCGTACAGTTGGTGATGTCCGGGAAGAACTCAAAAAAGACACCGCCGCAGGTAATATCCCACAAGAAGCAAATAAATGGGACATACTTGATTATAAAATCATGGGATCTGTAATTGAAACTCCTGAATTTGACCTTCTGGTAATGGGAAGACCTGAAGGAAGTGGATGCTACTGTGCTGTAAATAACATGCTTCGAAAAATCATCGAAACACTTTCATCAAACTATGACCTCATAGTGATCGATACAGAGGCAGGCCTTGAACATTTAAGCAGAAGAACTACTCAAAATGTTGATATCATGCTTGTAGTTACAGACACGTCAAAAAGAGGTATTTTAACAGCGCAAAGAATTGGAGAGCTTTCAAAAGAACTGGATATAAGTTTTGATGAATCATATCTAATTGTAAACAGGGTTAAACCAGGAAAAGAAGATGAAATACTTAAAAAAGTAAGCGAAACAGGATTAAATGTTATTGGAACAGTATATGAAGACGAAATTGTTTCCAAATATGATTTAGAAGGAAAACCTTTAATTAATCTTCCAGATGATTCCAGTGCAGGTACTGCTATATCAAAGATAATAAAAGATTTGAATTTAAAGTGA